Genomic window (Streptomyces sp. NBC_00078):
GGTACGGCTCGTTCCTCCTCCGCCTTCCGCGCTGCGGGGGCCAGAACGTCGAGTCCGATGGCGCGGGTGAGTTCGGCGACGGCGAGATGCTCTTCAGTGGGCTGCAGATCCATGATCGACTCTCTGCTTTCGGTTGGAGGGGCTATTTGGCCTCTGCGGTCGCGGAGGCCGGCCGCTGCCTCTGTCCGGCGAAGAAGTCCGGAAGCGGGGCCTGCGGTTCTTCGGGGAGTGCCTCCCCCGTGACCAGCTCGTGCCAGCGGCGCCACCACGTGCGCATCTGGTATTCGCCGTTCATCCCCTTGTGAGGCGTGTGCATCCCGCGGGAGATGTCGGACCAGGGCAGCTCCCGCTGGGCCGCGTAGGACCGCTGGCACGTCTCCAGTGCCTCCACGTCGTCGGGCGAGGCGAGTCCGCCCGGACCCCAGAAGGTGAGGAAGTTGTCCAGGCGCTGCCTGTGCAGTTCCTCGCCCTCCTCCGGTGGCACCAGCTGCCAGGCACTGACTTCCATGTAGTCAGGCGTGACGGGCTCGATCCTGCGGATCAGCACGCCCATGACCAGGTCGATGACCACCAGGTTGGGGAAGATCACCAGGTTGCGGGTGCCGCCCATGCGTTCCACCCACGCGTCGCCGTGCGTCTGACGGAGCCGCTCGAAGTGTTCGGCCTTCTCGTGTTTGGCCTCCTCGGACAGCGGCCGTCCCAGCGCGGCGCCGCTCGCGGGAGTGCCGGCCATGACGGCGTGGCCACCGCCCAGGTTGACGGCTATGGAGTTCGAGGCGAAGGAGATGTCGGCCTTGCCGTGGGCGGCGGTGATCATCTCCAGATAGCGTTGGTGGGTGGAGACGAGGTGGTAGCCGTCGTAACTGTTCTCCGTCAGGAGTTTCCAGTTGGCCTTCACCGAGTACTCGTGCGTGCCCGGCAGGACCCTCATGCCGACCTGGGACTGGTCGGACACCAGGTCCAGGTACTCCTTGGCGCCCGCCAGGTAGGTGGGGAGATCGACGATGTCCGGATCGAAGCTGACGAAGACGAAACCGCGGTAGGAGCCGACCTTCGCGGGAGCCGCCAGCCCCGGTCGCTCGAAGCCGGCCCCGTAGCCCGCGTCGTCGGGGATCGAGACGACCTCGCCCGAGTTGTTGAAGCTCCAGCCGTGGTAGAAGCAGGTCATGAAGCGAGCGTTGCCCTTCGGCTCACGGCACAGCATCGCACCGCGGTGGGGGCAGGAGTTGACCCAGACCTTGACCTTCCCCTGGGCGTCCCTGGCGAAGATCAGTGGCCGGCCGGCCACGGTGCGGGTGACGTAGTCGTTGGGCTTGGCGAGTTCGGTCTCGTGACCGATGTAGAGCCAGCTGTGGTCGAAGATGCGCTCGCGTTCCACGGCGAACACAGCCGGATCCGTCATGACCTTCCGGTTCACCCTGAAGCGGGGAATTTCCTGGTCGACCTCGATGTATTCAGACACCTGTAGTCCGTCCTTTCCTGTCCCAATGGCACCGTGCCGTGGAGCTGCATGTGGCGCTCCTCCCGGTTCCGGCGGCTGGAACCGGGGCGTCGAATTCACAGAAGTGAAAGGAATTACGCGCGGGCCGCGCTTGCGACACGTCTTTGCCATTCCGCGGCCAATGGCGTGGGCCGTGGCACCACGCGCCGATCGAGCCACTCGATGGTTCGCTGCCACGCGTCGA
Coding sequences:
- a CDS encoding aromatic ring-hydroxylating dioxygenase subunit alpha; this translates as MSEYIEVDQEIPRFRVNRKVMTDPAVFAVERERIFDHSWLYIGHETELAKPNDYVTRTVAGRPLIFARDAQGKVKVWVNSCPHRGAMLCREPKGNARFMTCFYHGWSFNNSGEVVSIPDDAGYGAGFERPGLAAPAKVGSYRGFVFVSFDPDIVDLPTYLAGAKEYLDLVSDQSQVGMRVLPGTHEYSVKANWKLLTENSYDGYHLVSTHQRYLEMITAAHGKADISFASNSIAVNLGGGHAVMAGTPASGAALGRPLSEEAKHEKAEHFERLRQTHGDAWVERMGGTRNLVIFPNLVVIDLVMGVLIRRIEPVTPDYMEVSAWQLVPPEEGEELHRQRLDNFLTFWGPGGLASPDDVEALETCQRSYAAQRELPWSDISRGMHTPHKGMNGEYQMRTWWRRWHELVTGEALPEEPQAPLPDFFAGQRQRPASATAEAK